The proteins below come from a single Rhodococcus sp. WMMA185 genomic window:
- the wzm gene encoding galactan export ABC transporter permease subunit Wzm/RfbD, producing the protein MSASAIETGATGDPQPPSDSQTFRRAFKDLRDGFGQRELWLSLGWQDIKQRYRRSVIGPFWITIATGVQASAMGILYSALLNIPLREFLPYVTVGLIVWNLIAASILEGSEVFIANEGLIKQLPSALSVHVYRLVWRQVLLFAHNLLIYVILLFAFGVWENLTWASLMAIPAIALLVINAAWVSIMFGIFSTRYRDISPVLGSLTLLLFVLTPIMWTTQSLVDRGPEAAKRVKIAEINPLFHYLDIVRAPMIGQPQQAYHWYIVLAITAAGWTAAILALRKYRARVPYWV; encoded by the coding sequence GTGTCAGCATCCGCTATCGAAACCGGGGCCACCGGCGACCCGCAACCGCCCTCCGATTCGCAGACCTTCCGTCGCGCGTTCAAGGACCTCAGAGACGGCTTCGGTCAGCGTGAGCTGTGGCTGAGCCTCGGCTGGCAGGACATCAAGCAGCGCTACCGGCGGTCAGTGATCGGCCCGTTCTGGATCACGATCGCGACCGGTGTGCAGGCCTCGGCAATGGGCATTCTCTACTCCGCCCTGCTCAACATCCCGCTAAGAGAGTTCCTTCCGTACGTCACGGTGGGTCTGATCGTCTGGAACCTGATCGCCGCGAGCATCCTCGAGGGGTCCGAGGTGTTCATCGCCAACGAGGGGCTGATCAAGCAATTGCCCTCGGCGTTGAGCGTCCACGTCTACCGATTGGTATGGCGGCAGGTGCTGTTGTTCGCCCACAACCTGCTGATCTATGTGATCTTGCTGTTCGCATTCGGGGTGTGGGAGAACCTGACCTGGGCGTCGCTGATGGCGATCCCCGCGATCGCGCTGCTCGTCATCAATGCCGCGTGGGTGTCGATCATGTTCGGCATCTTCTCCACCCGCTACCGCGACATCTCGCCGGTCCTCGGCAGCCTCACGCTGCTGCTGTTCGTGCTGACACCGATCATGTGGACCACGCAGAGCCTCGTGGACCGAGGCCCAGAAGCCGCCAAGCGAGTCAAGATCGCGGAGATCAACCCGCTGTTCCACTACCTCGACATCGTGCGAGCGCCGATGATCGGACAGCCCCAGCAGGCGTATCACTGGTACATCGTTCTGGCCATCACCGCCGCCGGATGGACCGCCGCAATACTCGCGCTTCGCAAGTACCGGGCGCGTGTGCCCTACTGGGTATAG
- the glfT1 gene encoding galactofuranosyltransferase GlfT1 — MSTGAGRIVGVVVTHQRRELLSESLKVLSSQTRPLDHLVVVDNAAEDEVRELVETCGIPASYLGSQHNLGGAGGFALGILYALSLGADWVWLADDDGRPEGPEVLETLLDCAQRHGLAEVSPVVCDIDDPDRLAFPLRRGVQWRRLRSELFTEGDDSADLLPGIASLFNGALFRASAIDTVGVPDLRLFVRGDEVDVHRRLVRSGLPFGTCLQTAYVHPNGAEEFKPILGGRMHTQYPDNETKRFFTYRNRGYLLSQPGMRKLLPQEWVRFGWYFLVTKRDPRGLREWMRLRKLGRLERFERP; from the coding sequence GTGAGCACTGGTGCCGGGCGGATCGTGGGCGTCGTCGTCACCCACCAGCGCCGCGAGTTGCTGTCGGAATCGTTGAAGGTACTGAGTTCACAGACCCGGCCGCTGGACCACCTGGTCGTCGTGGACAACGCCGCGGAGGATGAAGTACGCGAGCTCGTCGAGACGTGCGGAATCCCCGCCAGCTATCTCGGCTCCCAGCACAACCTCGGTGGGGCCGGCGGCTTCGCACTCGGAATTCTCTACGCGCTCTCGCTCGGCGCCGACTGGGTATGGCTCGCGGACGACGACGGGCGTCCCGAAGGGCCCGAGGTTCTCGAGACGCTCCTCGATTGCGCGCAGCGGCACGGCTTGGCGGAGGTGTCGCCCGTCGTCTGCGACATCGACGACCCCGATCGTCTCGCGTTCCCGTTGCGCCGCGGCGTGCAGTGGCGGCGGCTTCGCTCCGAGCTGTTCACCGAAGGCGACGACTCGGCCGATCTGCTGCCGGGTATCGCCTCTCTGTTCAACGGCGCGCTGTTTCGTGCGTCCGCCATCGACACGGTCGGTGTACCCGACCTGCGTCTGTTCGTCCGCGGGGACGAAGTCGACGTCCATCGCAGGCTCGTGCGGTCCGGGTTGCCGTTCGGAACCTGTCTGCAGACGGCGTACGTGCACCCGAACGGTGCGGAAGAGTTCAAGCCGATCCTCGGCGGCCGGATGCACACCCAGTACCCGGACAACGAGACCAAGCGCTTCTTCACCTACCGCAACCGCGGCTATCTGCTGTCGCAGCCGGGCATGCGGAAACTGCTGCCGCAGGAATGGGTGCGGTTCGGCTGGTATTTCCTCGTCACGAAGCGCGATCCGCGAGGCTTGCGGGAGTGGATGCGACTGCGCAAGCTCGGGCGCCTCGAGAGGTTCGAGCGGCCGTAA
- a CDS encoding cysteine desulfurase-like protein: MAYDVARVRGLIPSLGDGWIHLDPQTGMQIPDAVSRTVSTAFRASASSSTGQHVSSRRSAAVLDAARAAVADLVGGDPAGVVLGPDRAVLLAWLAESLSTRLGLGTGLVLSRLDEEANVAPWLRVASRYGAQVRWAEVEIETCELPSWQFQDLITSMTRLVALTAASPIVGSAPDVRVVADRIHEVGGLMVVDAIGAAPYAHVDINELGADVVAVGATAWGGPQVGALVFRDPAMLDRIPAVSLNPYARGPERLEVGAHQFALLAGLTTSIDFLANLDESATGSRSQRLETSISSLQNYHDNLFDHLMSLLNRLPDVMVLGRSPSRVPTLSFTVAGLSADKVASHLADKRIATVSGAHGGSRLLDSLGVNDEGGAVTIGLAPYTTRYEIDQFVSELAALS, from the coding sequence ATGGCCTACGACGTTGCCCGTGTACGGGGACTGATCCCCTCACTAGGCGACGGTTGGATTCATCTCGATCCGCAGACCGGCATGCAGATCCCGGATGCGGTCTCACGCACGGTCTCGACAGCCTTCCGGGCTTCTGCCTCGTCCTCGACCGGGCAACATGTTTCCAGCCGGCGCAGTGCGGCGGTACTCGACGCTGCGCGCGCAGCCGTCGCCGACCTGGTCGGGGGTGATCCTGCGGGAGTCGTGCTCGGCCCCGACCGCGCCGTTCTGCTGGCTTGGCTCGCAGAATCGTTGAGTACTCGGCTGGGCCTGGGAACCGGGTTGGTTCTCTCGCGGCTCGACGAGGAAGCCAACGTCGCGCCCTGGCTGCGCGTGGCCAGCCGGTACGGCGCCCAGGTGCGTTGGGCGGAAGTCGAGATCGAGACCTGTGAACTTCCCAGCTGGCAGTTCCAGGATCTCATCACCAGCATGACCCGCCTCGTCGCGTTGACCGCGGCATCACCGATCGTCGGTTCGGCGCCTGATGTCCGTGTCGTAGCGGACAGGATTCACGAGGTGGGCGGACTGATGGTCGTCGACGCGATCGGTGCAGCACCGTACGCGCACGTCGACATCAACGAACTCGGCGCCGACGTCGTCGCCGTCGGCGCCACGGCCTGGGGTGGACCGCAGGTCGGCGCCCTCGTCTTCCGCGATCCCGCAATGCTCGATCGCATTCCGGCCGTGTCCCTCAACCCGTATGCACGGGGACCCGAACGGCTCGAAGTCGGGGCACATCAATTCGCCCTGCTCGCCGGACTCACCACCTCGATCGATTTCCTTGCCAACCTCGACGAGTCGGCCACGGGTTCGCGGAGTCAAAGGCTCGAGACGTCCATAAGCTCGTTGCAGAACTACCATGACAACCTGTTCGACCACCTGATGTCGCTGCTCAATCGGTTACCGGACGTCATGGTCCTCGGGCGTTCGCCCAGCCGCGTTCCGACGCTCAGCTTCACCGTCGCCGGGTTGTCGGCAGACAAAGTGGCGTCGCACCTCGCCGACAAGCGCATCGCTACCGTCAGCGGTGCTCATGGCGGTTCTCGACTGCTCGACTCGCTTGGTGTCAACGACGAGGGCGGGGCCGTCACGATCGGACTCGCGCCCTACACCACCCGCTACGAGATCGACCAGTTCGTGAGCGAACTCGCCGCGCTCAGCTGA
- a CDS encoding glycosyltransferase, which yields MKESTSVAPVDGSTAAVQSALTEHRAPDRLVVARGLFTGPTTRVKDDLYATIVRGRAHRERNMVHLEKGATVDTDTYFGRFPASYFQRWTAVTEATVGFRHEAAGRAVVALRGSDSGGHSRVLATAEIDGSGTAQLSAKLESYLDGGSMWVEFTAIDGALTVSELEWTVAAPPVIRPAAIAICTFNRADDCAETVAAIASDPTMLSSIDAVYVVDQGTDHVSERARFTEVAETLGDKLVYLRQPNLGGAGGFTRGMFEVSAINEHANLILMDDDILCEPESILRMNAFENVTVEPMLVGAQMLYLMNPDHLHVSAEEADLSKLKAGRWAAGSRHDVNLLKKRQNKRVDAGYNAWWSCLIPAEVVAEIGLPLPMFFQWDDIEYGIRAREAGFVTVTLPGAGVWHADFHWKDRDDWAKYFSIRNSLIAAALHSEFDAKSLSKRMTREITQYLVSMQYGLAYTMIRGIEDFLDGPKVLEDGGQAALASIREERKRFPETVKHPATNIPGIRNADLVTRFAGYEPDKSRLDMVLAKRAAYQWLGRTQRGVASIPVAEAHWWHVSLFDSAVITDASQSGVRVRRRDKETARELTARTAKLMKRFREDASATQREYRDALPRLTSRENWARLYRQ from the coding sequence ATGAAAGAGTCCACGTCGGTAGCGCCTGTCGATGGGAGCACAGCCGCAGTGCAGAGTGCTCTTACCGAGCATCGTGCGCCCGATCGACTCGTTGTGGCGCGAGGTCTCTTCACCGGGCCCACTACCCGCGTGAAGGACGACCTGTACGCCACTATCGTCCGCGGTCGCGCACACCGCGAGCGAAACATGGTGCACCTCGAGAAGGGTGCGACGGTCGACACCGACACCTATTTCGGGCGGTTCCCGGCCAGCTACTTCCAGCGGTGGACCGCGGTCACCGAGGCGACGGTCGGGTTTCGGCACGAAGCGGCCGGGCGGGCCGTGGTGGCGTTGCGTGGCTCGGACTCGGGCGGCCACTCCCGCGTGCTCGCGACCGCCGAGATCGACGGGTCCGGAACGGCACAGCTCTCCGCGAAACTCGAGAGCTACCTCGACGGCGGCTCCATGTGGGTCGAGTTCACAGCTATCGACGGCGCCCTCACGGTGAGCGAACTGGAATGGACGGTCGCCGCGCCGCCGGTGATCCGGCCGGCCGCGATCGCGATCTGCACGTTCAACCGTGCGGACGACTGCGCCGAAACCGTCGCTGCCATCGCGAGCGACCCCACGATGCTTTCGAGCATCGACGCCGTGTACGTGGTGGACCAGGGCACCGACCACGTGTCGGAGCGGGCGAGGTTCACCGAGGTCGCCGAGACCCTGGGCGACAAACTCGTGTACCTGCGGCAGCCGAACCTCGGCGGGGCCGGCGGATTCACCCGCGGCATGTTCGAGGTGTCGGCCATCAACGAGCACGCCAACCTGATCCTGATGGACGACGACATCCTGTGTGAGCCGGAGTCGATTCTGCGGATGAACGCGTTTGAAAACGTCACCGTGGAACCGATGCTGGTGGGCGCGCAGATGCTCTACCTGATGAACCCGGACCACCTGCACGTCAGCGCCGAGGAAGCGGATCTGTCCAAGCTCAAGGCCGGCCGGTGGGCGGCCGGGTCGCGGCATGACGTCAACCTACTCAAGAAGCGGCAGAACAAGCGCGTCGATGCAGGTTACAACGCTTGGTGGTCGTGTCTGATCCCTGCCGAGGTCGTGGCAGAGATCGGCCTCCCGCTGCCGATGTTCTTCCAGTGGGATGACATCGAGTACGGTATCCGCGCCCGCGAGGCCGGATTCGTCACCGTCACGCTGCCGGGTGCCGGCGTGTGGCACGCCGACTTCCACTGGAAGGACCGCGACGACTGGGCCAAGTACTTCAGCATCCGCAACTCGCTCATCGCGGCCGCACTGCACAGCGAGTTCGACGCCAAGTCCTTGAGTAAGAGGATGACGCGAGAGATAACCCAGTACCTCGTCTCCATGCAGTACGGGTTGGCATACACCATGATTCGCGGTATCGAGGATTTCCTCGATGGGCCGAAGGTGCTCGAAGACGGCGGTCAGGCCGCGCTGGCCTCGATTCGTGAGGAGCGCAAGCGGTTCCCGGAAACGGTCAAGCATCCGGCGACGAACATTCCCGGCATTCGCAACGCCGACCTCGTCACCCGGTTTGCCGGATACGAGCCGGACAAGAGCAGGCTCGACATGGTGCTGGCCAAGCGAGCCGCTTACCAGTGGCTAGGCCGTACTCAGCGGGGAGTGGCCAGTATCCCTGTCGCAGAGGCGCACTGGTGGCACGTATCGCTCTTCGATAGCGCCGTCATCACCGACGCTTCCCAGTCCGGCGTGCGGGTACGTCGCCGCGACAAGGAAACGGCCCGTGAACTCACGGCGCGAACCGCCAAGCTCATGAAGCGGTTCCGTGAGGATGCCTCGGCGACGCAACGCGAGTACCGGGATGCGTTGCCGCGGCTCACCAGCCGAGAGAACTGGGCCCGCCTGTACAGGCAGTAG
- a CDS encoding class I SAM-dependent methyltransferase, translated as MFDRKRRRNRLELQRTVSEVLAESDRRSRQLTENHHDQTLAELSATNQELTRVLSELSDARVEISDVQQRLSELERQARRDITHALDVRATNQSAAFVLEHMPKAPVFWSPHDTLRYGLSQVEIEGLALEFGVASGTTLRIIVEQLKDAGHEVFGFDVFSGLPQTWRTGFPAGEFAQEKLPHVRGAQLVQGLFEDTLSGFLEEHPGPVSFVHLDADLYSSTKTVLDRLGHRLVAGTVIVFDEFFNFPGWQEHDYRAWQEFVERTGVRFEYLSYTANNEQVVVRISAPISLI; from the coding sequence ATGTTCGATCGCAAGCGGAGAAGGAACCGTCTCGAACTTCAACGAACCGTGTCCGAGGTGCTGGCTGAGTCAGACCGCCGCTCCCGCCAGTTGACCGAGAACCATCACGACCAGACCCTTGCCGAACTCAGCGCGACCAACCAGGAACTCACGCGCGTACTGTCCGAACTATCGGATGCCCGCGTGGAGATTTCCGACGTACAGCAACGCCTCAGCGAACTGGAGCGGCAGGCTCGCCGAGACATTACCCACGCGCTGGATGTGCGGGCGACGAACCAGTCCGCGGCTTTCGTGCTCGAGCACATGCCGAAGGCTCCCGTCTTCTGGAGTCCGCACGACACGCTGCGCTACGGCCTGTCGCAGGTCGAGATCGAGGGACTCGCCCTCGAGTTCGGCGTCGCGTCGGGCACCACTCTGCGGATCATCGTCGAGCAGTTGAAGGACGCCGGGCACGAGGTGTTCGGGTTCGACGTGTTCTCCGGGCTCCCACAGACCTGGCGCACCGGGTTTCCGGCCGGCGAGTTCGCACAGGAGAAGTTGCCGCACGTGCGCGGCGCGCAATTGGTGCAGGGCCTCTTCGAGGACACGCTTTCCGGCTTCCTCGAAGAGCACCCCGGGCCCGTATCGTTCGTGCACCTCGACGCCGACCTGTACTCGTCCACCAAGACAGTGCTGGACCGCCTGGGCCATAGGCTCGTCGCGGGCACGGTGATCGTGTTCGACGAGTTCTTCAACTTCCCCGGCTGGCAGGAGCACGACTACCGGGCGTGGCAGGAGTTCGTCGAACGCACTGGTGTCCGCTTCGAGTATCTGAGCTACACAGCGAACAACGAACAGGTGGTCGTACGGATTTCCGCGCCGATTTCGCTGATCTGA
- a CDS encoding glycosyltransferase codes for MSLFGPCRYRKGASVDPDLSVVIPAHNSAAVIEQTVRRLADHLSGHDVEIIVVENGSSDDTFAICTRLAENWTAGPVSFRVLQSSRGMGNALRAGARASRGAHVLLTADDLPFGFDDLDGVEKFSAEDEGRVPLVAIGSKAHPDSHVRRGILRGILTRGFAVLRRAILGMRTGDPQGTVFMDGELIRGLVPDLAEPGFLFTTELVHLVEQLGIVPAEVPVRLSEDHSGHGTRINRTDVLAMGMGLFRLRARHGDRGRAVWSGSTPRS; via the coding sequence GTGAGTCTCTTCGGTCCCTGCCGCTATCGGAAAGGCGCATCGGTGGATCCCGACCTGTCGGTCGTAATTCCAGCACACAACTCAGCTGCAGTCATCGAGCAGACCGTCCGCCGGTTGGCTGATCACCTTTCCGGGCACGACGTCGAGATCATCGTCGTGGAGAACGGGTCGAGCGACGATACCTTCGCCATCTGCACACGCCTTGCCGAGAACTGGACGGCTGGACCGGTCTCGTTCAGGGTGCTGCAGAGTTCGAGAGGCATGGGCAACGCTCTGCGAGCCGGGGCGAGGGCGAGTCGTGGCGCGCACGTACTGCTCACTGCGGACGATCTGCCATTCGGGTTCGACGACCTCGACGGTGTCGAGAAGTTCTCGGCCGAGGACGAGGGTCGCGTGCCTTTGGTCGCTATCGGCTCCAAGGCTCACCCGGACTCACATGTGAGGCGCGGCATCCTGCGCGGAATCTTGACACGGGGTTTTGCGGTATTGCGCCGGGCAATTCTCGGGATGAGAACTGGCGACCCCCAGGGAACCGTCTTCATGGACGGCGAACTGATTCGCGGACTTGTTCCCGACTTGGCCGAACCCGGATTCTTGTTCACTACCGAGCTCGTTCACCTCGTGGAGCAGCTGGGCATTGTTCCGGCCGAGGTTCCGGTTCGTCTGAGTGAGGACCATAGCGGCCACGGAACACGAATCAACAGGACTGATGTGCTCGCGATGGGGATGGGACTGTTTCGGTTGCGGGCCCGGCACGGAGACCGAGGCCGGGCCGTGTGGTCGGGGAGCACACCGCGAAGTTGA
- the rsgA gene encoding ribosome small subunit-dependent GTPase A: MFNPGQLLSYGWNDTLSDTFDNYLTDHREPGRVIRVHRGQCDVATPRGISSALTADHVLCTGDWVTLGAHGDEIAVADLLPRSSTIVRSSASGRSEGQLLATNVDTVVIAAALDTALDLGRIERLLALAWESGAQPVVALTKSDIASDVPTAISEVSAAAPGATVIAVSGDTGDGVDVLTAVLTGTIALIGPSGAGKSTLANALLGEDLLATGRVRDGDNKGRHTTAHRELVPLPHGGTLIDTPGLRGVGMWDASDGIDKTFPEIDELAAQCRFDDCAHESEPGCAVRGAIERGELPERRLASYRKLIRENRRIEARTDARLRAERGREMKAITRMQKQMIRSKRR; this comes from the coding sequence ATGTTCAATCCTGGACAACTCCTTTCCTACGGCTGGAACGACACTCTTTCCGACACCTTCGACAACTACCTGACCGATCACCGCGAACCCGGACGGGTGATCCGCGTACATCGCGGGCAGTGCGATGTAGCCACACCGCGCGGCATCTCCTCAGCGCTCACCGCCGACCATGTCCTGTGCACCGGCGACTGGGTAACCCTTGGAGCTCACGGCGACGAGATCGCCGTCGCGGACCTCCTCCCGCGCAGCAGCACGATCGTCCGATCGTCGGCGTCGGGTCGGTCCGAAGGGCAGCTTCTTGCGACCAACGTCGACACCGTGGTTATCGCCGCAGCACTCGACACCGCTCTCGATCTCGGGCGCATCGAACGCCTCCTGGCACTCGCGTGGGAGAGCGGTGCGCAGCCCGTGGTTGCCCTCACCAAATCCGATATCGCCTCGGATGTTCCTACCGCGATATCGGAAGTCTCCGCGGCTGCCCCGGGAGCCACGGTGATAGCGGTGAGCGGAGACACCGGTGACGGCGTCGACGTGCTCACGGCCGTGCTCACCGGGACCATTGCGCTGATCGGGCCCTCCGGGGCAGGCAAGTCCACACTCGCCAACGCGTTGCTCGGCGAAGATCTTCTGGCCACCGGACGGGTGCGCGACGGCGACAACAAGGGACGGCATACGACCGCCCATAGGGAACTGGTGCCGCTCCCGCACGGCGGAACGTTGATCGACACGCCCGGCTTGCGCGGCGTCGGCATGTGGGATGCGTCGGACGGAATCGACAAGACATTTCCGGAGATCGACGAGTTGGCGGCGCAATGCCGGTTCGACGACTGCGCACACGAGAGCGAACCCGGCTGCGCGGTGCGGGGGGCGATCGAACGCGGCGAACTCCCCGAACGGCGACTTGCCAGCTACCGCAAATTGATTCGCGAGAACAGGCGGATCGAGGCGCGCACCGACGCACGACTGCGAGCCGAACGCGGCCGTGAGATGAAGGCCATCACTCGAATGCAGAAGCAGATGATCCGCAGTAAGCGCCGCTGA
- a CDS encoding bacterial proteasome activator family protein — MTNSENEQFVVVGPDGQPTAAPGEAGKEPSETESSESGKEDRRETVADMVEQPAKVMRIGTMIKQLLEEVRAAPLDEASRSRLKAIHHSSIEELEQGLAPELRDELERLTLPFTDDTVPTDAELRIAQAQLVGWLEGLFHGIQTALFAQQMAARSQLEQIRQGALPPGMSIGNPHPAQNPDQGSQSGGTGQYL, encoded by the coding sequence ATGACGAACTCGGAGAATGAACAATTCGTCGTGGTCGGCCCTGACGGTCAGCCCACGGCGGCTCCCGGCGAAGCCGGGAAAGAACCTTCGGAAACCGAGTCGAGCGAGAGCGGAAAGGAAGACCGCAGGGAAACAGTGGCCGACATGGTGGAGCAACCGGCGAAGGTCATGCGTATCGGAACGATGATCAAGCAACTCCTCGAGGAGGTCCGCGCAGCGCCTCTCGACGAGGCCAGCCGCAGTCGGCTGAAGGCGATCCACCATTCGTCGATCGAGGAACTCGAGCAGGGCCTCGCTCCCGAACTGCGCGACGAACTCGAACGGCTGACGCTGCCCTTCACTGACGACACCGTTCCTACGGACGCCGAGCTGCGCATTGCACAGGCACAGTTGGTCGGCTGGCTCGAGGGACTGTTCCACGGGATCCAGACGGCCCTGTTCGCCCAGCAGATGGCGGCGCGTTCGCAGCTCGAACAGATACGCCAAGGTGCGCTGCCGCCCGGCATGAGCATCGGCAACCCCCATCCCGCACAGAATCCCGACCAGGGTTCGCAGTCGGGTGGTACTGGCCAGTACTTGTAG
- the wzt gene encoding galactan export ABC transporter ATP-binding subunit Wzt/RfbE yields the protein MTKHVSIETRDACVDFPIFDAKSRSLKKAFLGKAGGSIGRNTSDVVVVEALRDVTLSLKEGDRVGLVGHNGAGKSTLLRLLSGIYEPTRGSARIRGRVAPVFDLGVGMDPEISGYENIIIRGLFLGQTRKQMLSKMDEIAEFTELGEYLSMPLRTYSTGMRVRVAMGVVTSIDPEILLLDEGIGAVDAEFMKKARLRLQALVERSGILVFASHSNEFLAQLCDSAIWIDHGQVRQRGGIEDVVRAYEGDDAADHVRTTIQEMEREKAGLSASSPASSSTIEHTATEDETGSA from the coding sequence ATGACGAAGCACGTGAGCATCGAGACGCGAGACGCCTGCGTCGACTTCCCGATCTTCGATGCCAAGTCCCGGTCGCTGAAGAAGGCGTTCCTCGGAAAGGCCGGCGGATCCATCGGGCGCAACACCTCCGACGTCGTGGTCGTCGAGGCCCTGCGCGACGTCACACTGTCGCTGAAGGAAGGCGACCGGGTCGGCCTGGTCGGTCACAACGGCGCCGGAAAGTCCACTCTGCTCCGACTGCTGTCGGGCATCTACGAACCCACCCGCGGTAGTGCCCGCATCCGCGGACGAGTGGCGCCGGTTTTCGATCTCGGCGTCGGCATGGATCCGGAGATCTCCGGCTACGAGAACATCATCATCCGCGGCCTCTTTCTCGGGCAGACACGCAAGCAGATGCTCTCGAAGATGGACGAAATCGCCGAGTTCACCGAATTGGGTGAGTACCTTTCGATGCCGCTGCGCACCTATTCCACCGGTATGCGCGTGCGCGTCGCCATGGGTGTCGTGACCAGCATCGACCCAGAGATATTGCTGCTCGACGAGGGCATCGGCGCCGTCGACGCGGAGTTCATGAAGAAGGCACGACTGCGATTGCAGGCGCTCGTCGAGCGCTCGGGAATCCTGGTGTTCGCGAGCCACTCCAACGAGTTCCTGGCCCAACTCTGCGACTCCGCCATCTGGATCGACCACGGTCAGGTCCGGCAACGAGGCGGCATCGAAGACGTCGTCCGGGCCTATGAGGGCGACGATGCCGCCGACCACGTCCGGACGACCATCCAGGAGATGGAACGGGAGAAAGCTGGTCTGAGCGCCTCGTCCCCCGCTTCGAGCTCCACGATCGAGCACACCGCCACGGAAGACGAGACGGGGTCCGCGTGA
- a CDS encoding helix-turn-helix domain-containing protein codes for MAEDLPNLDGVLGAVGPRLKALRQQRDTTLTQLSDATGISVSTLSRLESGQRKPTLELMLLLARAYQLPLDELVDAPATGDPRVHLRPVERFGSTIVPLTRRPGGIQAFKHVIPPSNQAAEPQLKVHEGYEWLYVLSGRLRLLLGEHDLILTPGEVAEFDTHVPHWFGNPGPQPVEILSLFGPQGERAHVRARPAGDKSKS; via the coding sequence ATGGCCGAGGACTTACCCAATCTCGACGGTGTTCTAGGCGCGGTGGGACCACGCCTGAAAGCGCTGCGTCAGCAGCGGGATACAACCTTGACCCAACTCTCCGACGCGACCGGGATCTCGGTGAGCACACTGTCGCGCCTCGAGTCCGGTCAGCGCAAACCCACCCTCGAGTTGATGCTCCTGCTGGCCCGCGCCTACCAACTCCCACTGGACGAACTCGTCGACGCACCCGCCACCGGGGACCCGCGCGTCCACCTGCGACCCGTCGAACGATTCGGCTCGACCATCGTCCCGCTCACCCGCAGACCCGGTGGGATACAGGCGTTCAAGCACGTGATCCCGCCCTCCAATCAGGCCGCAGAGCCGCAACTGAAGGTCCACGAGGGCTACGAATGGCTGTACGTGCTGTCCGGCCGACTGCGTCTGCTCCTCGGTGAACACGACCTGATCCTGACTCCGGGCGAGGTCGCGGAGTTCGATACCCACGTTCCTCACTGGTTCGGCAACCCGGGGCCGCAACCGGTGGAAATCCTCAGCCTCTTCGGACCACAGGGCGAACGCGCGCACGTCCGCGCCAGGCCGGCGGGCGACAAATCTAAGTCGTGA
- a CDS encoding NAD(P)H-quinone oxidoreductase → MYAITIDHPGGPEVMKWAQQPDPVVAPGHVLLDVAATAVNRADLLQRQGFYPPPPGASDILGLECSGTIAELGEGVTAWSVGEQVCALLAGGGYAERVSVPGSQLMPLPDGVDLLVAASLPEVACTVWSNIVMGAGLSRGEVLLVHGGGSGIGTHAIQVAVALGARVAVTAGSEEKLARCRELGADILVNYRESDFVEQVRTATNGHGADVILDNMGGSYLSRNIDVLASDGRLVVIGMQGGRTGELDLGKLMAKRAHLTSAGLRGRPETGRHGKSDIVADVTARLWPLIAEGAIQPVVSAELPITDAPHAHELLDSPETVGKVILTIPRD, encoded by the coding sequence ATGTACGCCATCACGATCGATCATCCGGGCGGCCCGGAAGTCATGAAATGGGCGCAGCAACCCGACCCCGTCGTTGCGCCCGGCCATGTTCTGCTCGACGTGGCAGCGACGGCGGTCAACCGCGCCGACCTGTTGCAGCGCCAGGGGTTCTACCCACCGCCGCCGGGCGCCAGCGACATTCTCGGGCTCGAGTGCTCTGGGACCATCGCCGAGCTCGGCGAGGGCGTCACTGCTTGGTCTGTGGGTGAACAAGTGTGCGCACTCCTCGCCGGTGGAGGCTACGCGGAGCGAGTGTCCGTTCCCGGTTCACAGCTGATGCCACTACCCGACGGCGTGGATCTACTGGTCGCGGCCTCGCTGCCCGAGGTTGCATGCACGGTGTGGTCGAACATCGTCATGGGTGCCGGCCTGTCTCGCGGCGAGGTTCTACTGGTTCACGGCGGAGGCAGCGGAATCGGCACACACGCGATCCAGGTGGCGGTCGCACTCGGTGCCCGCGTTGCCGTCACGGCGGGCTCCGAGGAGAAGTTGGCACGCTGCCGCGAACTCGGCGCAGACATTCTTGTGAATTACCGCGAAAGCGACTTCGTCGAACAAGTCCGAACAGCAACGAACGGGCACGGAGCCGATGTGATCCTCGACAACATGGGCGGCTCCTACCTGAGCCGCAACATCGATGTGCTCGCCTCTGACGGGCGACTCGTCGTGATCGGCATGCAGGGCGGCCGCACGGGCGAGCTCGATCTAGGCAAGTTGATGGCCAAACGCGCCCACCTGACGTCGGCCGGGCTGCGCGGACGTCCAGAGACGGGACGCCACGGAAAGTCGGACATCGTTGCCGACGTCACCGCCCGTCTGTGGCCACTGATCGCCGAGGGAGCCATTCAGCCGGTCGTGTCGGCCGAACTACCGATCACTGATGCGCCCCATGCTCACGAATTGCTGGACTCACCGGAAACTGTCGGCAAGGTGATCCTTACGATCCCACGCGACTGA